A genomic window from Oceanobacillus timonensis includes:
- a CDS encoding sugar phosphate isomerase/epimerase family protein, translating into MSIKFGCHTSTWVLDYDKEVDVIDHIIDVVSNSGFKGLDIQAPLLGKYKDNPELFKEKLESKGVELAAITVPFNWDGDEESIEEKEKADFYIDFLKNFPGAIMNLPSRVGPNRDNLLVRQKQIIKSANAVGKRAFNNGVIASFHPASPQTSYFRTADDYKVLFEGLDTDYIGYTPDCGHIKAGGMEPFDIVKDNLSIIRHVHFKDCSNKYEWKKMGTGDIDYPAIVQFLYNNGYNGWIMVEEETEETKTNPDGCIHNIYKYFEENVIPIVKGVKQS; encoded by the coding sequence ATGAGTATTAAATTTGGCTGTCATACTTCAACCTGGGTATTGGATTATGATAAAGAAGTAGATGTTATTGATCATATAATTGATGTCGTAAGTAATTCAGGTTTCAAAGGACTTGATATTCAAGCTCCTTTATTAGGGAAATATAAAGATAATCCTGAATTATTTAAAGAAAAATTAGAAAGTAAAGGAGTAGAATTAGCTGCTATTACGGTACCATTTAATTGGGATGGTGATGAGGAATCTATTGAAGAAAAAGAAAAAGCAGATTTCTATATTGATTTTTTGAAAAATTTCCCCGGTGCAATAATGAATCTGCCATCAAGAGTTGGGCCTAATAGAGATAATTTACTGGTTAGGCAAAAGCAAATTATCAAAAGTGCGAATGCTGTTGGTAAACGAGCATTTAATAATGGTGTCATTGCATCGTTTCACCCGGCGTCACCACAAACATCCTATTTTAGAACAGCTGATGATTATAAGGTGTTATTTGAAGGGTTAGATACAGATTACATTGGCTATACACCTGATTGCGGACATATTAAAGCAGGAGGTATGGAACCTTTTGATATAGTAAAAGACAATCTCTCTATTATTCGTCATGTTCATTTTAAAGATTGCTCCAATAAATATGAATGGAAAAAGATGGGTACTGGCGATATTGATTATCCTGCTATTGTTCAATTTCTGTATAACAATGGGTATAATGGCTGGATTATGGTAGAGGAAGAAACAGAAGAAACAAAAACAAATCCGGACGGCTGTATTCATAATATCTATAAGTATTTTGAGGAAAATGTTATTCCGATTGTAAAGGGTGTGAAACAATCATGA
- a CDS encoding MFS transporter, whose protein sequence is MSINSVPLSAGTTPKPKGKLRNTVVIWLLIIGMINYLDRSILSIAAPEMMNDLKFTATDIGLLGTAFSWAYAIGQLPTGWLIDKVGPKKMLGIGVIVWSFATFFGGLVSALWVFVLLRIILGVGEAPCFPSAAKITSKWYPKKERGLISGIWDSSTKWGPAIAPPILVFIMATFGWRELFYFAGLLGIVYGAVFLKFYHDPEKSKRLSKEEYEYIKQDDKAENLNDVSNINWFSLFKYRSVWGMILGYFCTIWTWNIFLVFLPLYLLDKFNVSFATLGLMASIPWIGGGLGNIIGGYTTKKMSESGKFSPMKAKQIVIAICAIMSAIAVVVIPFVDTLGLTVTLLTIALFFISSITGNAWALASDVAPSSMVASVGSIQNFGGYFGGAFSPIAAGIIVDVTGSYSLAFVSGGIIAGCAALFYFFVVKKPIKEAMA, encoded by the coding sequence ATGAGTATAAATTCCGTGCCTTTATCAGCAGGCACTACTCCAAAACCGAAAGGGAAGCTTCGTAATACTGTAGTTATTTGGCTGTTAATAATTGGTATGATTAACTATTTGGATCGTTCTATTTTATCCATTGCAGCTCCTGAAATGATGAATGATTTAAAGTTTACAGCAACTGATATTGGTTTGTTAGGTACGGCATTTTCATGGGCATATGCCATCGGACAGCTGCCTACTGGTTGGCTGATAGATAAAGTTGGGCCTAAAAAGATGTTAGGGATTGGTGTTATTGTTTGGAGTTTCGCAACTTTCTTTGGCGGTTTAGTTAGTGCACTTTGGGTATTTGTTTTACTAAGGATAATACTTGGAGTTGGTGAAGCACCTTGTTTCCCTTCAGCAGCAAAAATTACAAGTAAATGGTATCCGAAGAAAGAGCGGGGACTTATTTCTGGAATTTGGGATTCTTCAACAAAATGGGGACCAGCAATTGCACCTCCCATTTTAGTATTTATCATGGCTACATTTGGCTGGAGAGAATTGTTTTATTTTGCTGGGTTATTAGGTATTGTTTATGGCGCTGTATTTCTTAAATTCTATCATGATCCTGAAAAAAGTAAGCGGTTATCGAAAGAGGAATATGAATATATTAAACAAGATGATAAAGCCGAGAATTTAAACGATGTTTCAAATATAAACTGGTTTTCCTTATTTAAATATCGCAGTGTTTGGGGAATGATTTTAGGTTATTTCTGTACGATTTGGACTTGGAATATTTTCTTAGTATTCTTACCGCTTTATTTATTAGATAAATTTAATGTGTCGTTTGCAACGTTAGGCCTCATGGCAAGTATTCCTTGGATTGGAGGGGGTCTTGGAAATATTATTGGCGGTTATACAACGAAAAAGATGTCAGAATCAGGGAAGTTTTCTCCGATGAAAGCGAAACAAATTGTTATTGCTATTTGTGCAATTATGTCAGCGATTGCGGTTGTTGTTATTCCATTTGTTGATACGCTGGGATTAACTGTTACACTATTGACAATTGCTTTATTCTTTATTTCCTCCATTACTGGGAATGCTTGGGCATTAGCATCTGACGTTGCCCCGTCCTCAATGGTTGCTTCTGTCGGATCTATCCAAAACTTTGGAGGTTACTTTGGAGGAGCGTTTTCACCTATCGCTGCCGGTATAATTGTTGATGTTACAGGTTCTTATTCATTAGCATTTGTTAGCGGCGGTATTATTGCAGGATGCGCAGCTCTATTCTATTTCTTTGTTGTAAAAAAACCAATTAAAGAGGCAATGGCTTAA
- a CDS encoding dihydroxyacetone kinase subunit DhaK, with translation MMIKKIINNPSNVVEEMLEGFLIANKEYEKVEGVTGIVRKELKDKVGVLVGGGSGHEPLFLDLIGEGLADGIALGNVFAAPTPNTIVEVAKKIDSGKGVIFVYGNYEGDILNFDMAAELLEFEGIETKTVRVSDDVASAPEDRKEDRRGVAGDIFIMKIAGAAAEESLSLNEVFRITQKANDYALSMGVALSPGTIPGATEPPFLIADDEIEVGLGVHGEPGIETRKIMPADELVNLMMDRILSERKLGKGKEVAVLVNGLGSTTIMELLIVNRRVAQLLQEKHITIHDMDVNSYITTQEMAGFSITLLELDEELKAYYDASAISPYYVKLPKKEVDENA, from the coding sequence ATGATGATCAAAAAAATTATTAACAATCCTAGTAATGTTGTTGAAGAAATGCTTGAAGGTTTTCTTATTGCTAACAAAGAATATGAAAAAGTTGAAGGGGTTACTGGGATTGTCCGAAAAGAGTTAAAGGATAAAGTAGGTGTTTTAGTTGGAGGCGGTAGTGGCCATGAACCGTTGTTTTTAGATTTGATTGGTGAAGGTTTAGCGGATGGAATAGCTTTAGGAAACGTTTTTGCAGCACCAACTCCAAATACCATTGTTGAGGTTGCGAAAAAAATAGATTCTGGTAAAGGAGTAATCTTTGTTTATGGTAATTATGAAGGAGATATTCTTAACTTTGATATGGCTGCAGAATTGTTAGAATTTGAAGGAATTGAAACGAAAACGGTAAGAGTAAGTGATGATGTTGCATCTGCACCAGAAGACAGAAAAGAAGACCGAAGAGGTGTTGCTGGAGATATTTTCATTATGAAAATAGCGGGTGCTGCTGCGGAAGAAAGTCTTTCGTTAAATGAAGTATTTAGAATCACTCAAAAAGCAAACGATTACGCATTATCAATGGGAGTTGCTTTGTCTCCAGGAACGATTCCAGGTGCTACTGAACCACCCTTCCTCATTGCTGATGATGAAATTGAAGTAGGTTTGGGGGTTCATGGTGAGCCTGGAATTGAAACAAGAAAAATAATGCCTGCCGATGAGCTTGTTAATTTAATGATGGATAGAATTTTAAGTGAAAGGAAACTCGGCAAAGGTAAAGAAGTAGCTGTTTTGGTCAATGGTCTTGGTTCAACAACAATAATGGAATTATTAATTGTTAATCGAAGAGTAGCCCAACTTCTCCAAGAAAAACACATTACAATTCATGATATGGATGTAAATAGTTATATTACAACACAAGAAATGGCTGGATTCTCTATTACGTTATTGGAATTGGATGAAGAATTAAAAGCATACTATGATGCCTCAGCTATTTCTCCTTATTATGTAAAATTACCAAAGAAAGAAGTGGATGAAAATGCATAG
- a CDS encoding RidA family protein codes for MKQVINTNMAPVPGGHFSQGIKMNNRVYVAGQPPVDPETGKVPETVEEQTRIALTNIKNVLEAAGAKLEDVVKVNTYLTNVEDFKKYDKIYQEFFTDNLPVRTTIGCDLKGIPLEIDAIAEL; via the coding sequence ATGAAGCAAGTTATAAATACAAACATGGCGCCAGTGCCAGGTGGACATTTTTCACAAGGAATTAAAATGAATAATAGGGTCTATGTTGCAGGGCAACCGCCTGTTGATCCTGAAACAGGAAAGGTTCCAGAAACTGTAGAGGAGCAGACAAGAATAGCTCTAACAAATATTAAGAATGTCTTAGAAGCAGCAGGTGCTAAATTAGAAGATGTTGTTAAAGTTAATACATATTTAACTAATGTGGAAGACTTTAAAAAATATGATAAAATCTATCAGGAGTTTTTCACTGATAATTTACCTGTCAGAACCACAATTGGTTGTGATCTAAAGGGTATACCTTTAGAAATAGATGCTATTGCAGAATTATAA
- a CDS encoding helix-turn-helix transcriptional regulator, with protein MEHINDEIDFLTSIVKGISKQFGSQCEVVLLDLTQYEQYGSGLIVLIENGYVTGRKVGDSGTNIGLEVLRGTNREGDKHNYLTKTKDGRMLRSSTMYIRNSKGNPIGCICINFDITSFMMAETAIKEFTDLNKINTDVKEVFVNNVNDVLAILIQEAQNHVDKPVAHMTKEDKMKGIKYLDQKGAFLIQKSGDKICEYFSISKYTLYNYLDTVRNEQGQGM; from the coding sequence ATGGAACATATTAATGATGAGATTGATTTTCTAACTTCCATTGTAAAAGGTATTTCTAAACAGTTTGGGAGTCAATGCGAGGTAGTACTTTTAGATTTAACGCAGTACGAGCAATATGGAAGCGGTTTAATCGTTTTGATTGAAAACGGGTATGTAACAGGGAGAAAAGTTGGTGATTCAGGAACAAATATAGGGCTGGAAGTCTTAAGAGGGACAAACAGAGAAGGGGATAAACACAATTATCTGACAAAAACCAAAGACGGAAGAATGTTAAGGTCGTCTACAATGTATATCCGAAATAGCAAAGGAAATCCTATAGGTTGCATATGTATAAACTTTGATATCACAAGCTTTATGATGGCAGAAACCGCTATTAAAGAATTTACAGATTTAAATAAAATCAACACTGATGTAAAAGAAGTATTCGTTAATAATGTAAATGACGTTTTAGCAATCTTGATTCAAGAAGCCCAAAATCATGTGGATAAACCGGTGGCACATATGACTAAAGAAGATAAAATGAAAGGAATAAAGTATCTTGACCAAAAAGGGGCTTTTTTAATTCAAAAATCAGGAGATAAAATCTGTGAATACTTTAGTATATCAAAATACACGCTTTATAATTATCTAGATACAGTCCGTAATGAGCAGGGGCAGGGGATGTGA
- the dhaL gene encoding dihydroxyacetone kinase subunit DhaL: protein MHRTEQLTRLSPSNVKDMFIYAGQKVQENKPFLTKIDSAIGDGDHGIGMSVGFSKAEENLSGKEFQTVNEVFKTIGMSMITSMGGASGVIFGTLFIGGIKGLDNRETLDLEMLTEIFKGSLNAIKERGKAELGDKTMIDALQPAVKALHESVSSNQCFSEGLKNAENSAAQGVENTKNYSAKFGRAKALGERAIGHQDAGATTVWIIFKSMREWVENN, encoded by the coding sequence ATGCATAGAACTGAACAATTAACACGTTTATCACCCTCTAATGTAAAAGATATGTTCATCTATGCTGGGCAAAAGGTACAAGAAAATAAGCCGTTTTTAACAAAGATTGATAGTGCAATTGGTGATGGCGATCATGGCATAGGTATGAGTGTAGGATTTTCAAAAGCTGAAGAAAACTTAAGTGGAAAAGAATTTCAAACGGTAAATGAAGTATTTAAAACAATAGGTATGTCCATGATTACATCAATGGGCGGTGCTTCAGGTGTAATCTTTGGAACATTGTTTATCGGTGGAATTAAAGGGTTAGATAATAGGGAAACGCTAGATTTAGAAATGCTAACTGAAATATTCAAAGGTTCTCTAAACGCAATAAAAGAACGTGGTAAGGCAGAATTAGGAGATAAAACAATGATTGATGCCCTTCAACCAGCTGTTAAAGCACTACATGAAAGTGTATCTTCTAACCAATGTTTTAGTGAAGGTCTTAAAAATGCAGAAAATAGTGCGGCACAAGGGGTTGAAAATACTAAGAACTATTCAGCTAAGTTTGGACGTGCTAAAGCTCTTGGGGAACGAGCTATTGGCCACCAAGATGCTGGTGCAACAACAGTTTGGATTATTTTCAAATCCATGCGTGAATGGGTAGAAAATAATTAA
- a CDS encoding class I fructose-bisphosphate aldolase produces the protein MVRQQVLVNYGIYKNYETLTKAIDIYKILNYYKSIKQNRNKGFVCRESLMKLLSNVNLTGFVGDFLYFTKENSGRGVGMLKERRMSKLFSENGKSITLALDGYYFSTKTSGVDKTISILPELIQNGLNAVIVTYGMAKMYEQSFLDLGVIVRADLSTNIFENTVPYTTELLSVEDTVRLAADGLVSMTFPGAENEANSHKIAWKIAKDSDYWNVPFMCETLPYSYHITVPESHQVETLASAARIGTELGADIIKTRLTGHPRDREIIESAKKPVLVLGGSETTEIYNYFQYAKHCMNVGAKGVAVGRKITLDPSPVGVVAGLNTIIHKNGTVDEAYEVYQSFTEKVVT, from the coding sequence ATGGTGCGACAACAAGTGCTAGTGAACTATGGAATATATAAAAATTACGAAACGCTTACAAAAGCTATTGACATTTATAAAATTCTTAATTATTATAAATCTATAAAACAAAATAGAAATAAAGGGTTTGTGTGTAGAGAATCCCTCATGAAGCTGTTGTCAAATGTTAATTTGACAGGTTTTGTGGGGGATTTTTTGTATTTTACGAAAGAAAATAGCGGAAGAGGTGTAGGAATGTTGAAAGAAAGAAGGATGTCAAAATTATTTTCAGAGAATGGGAAATCTATTACGTTAGCATTAGATGGTTATTACTTTTCCACTAAAACTAGCGGAGTTGATAAAACAATTTCAATTCTTCCGGAACTAATTCAAAATGGTTTGAATGCTGTCATTGTAACTTACGGTATGGCGAAAATGTATGAACAATCATTTTTAGACTTAGGTGTAATAGTGCGAGCTGACCTTTCAACTAATATTTTTGAAAATACAGTTCCTTATACGACAGAACTTCTGTCAGTAGAAGATACAGTTAGGTTGGCAGCAGACGGACTTGTGTCAATGACATTTCCGGGAGCGGAAAATGAAGCCAATTCCCATAAAATTGCATGGAAGATTGCAAAGGACTCAGACTACTGGAATGTTCCATTTATGTGTGAGACGCTTCCATACAGTTACCATATAACTGTACCTGAATCTCATCAAGTGGAAACCCTTGCATCAGCAGCAAGAATTGGAACAGAGCTTGGGGCGGATATCATCAAAACAAGATTAACTGGTCATCCAAGAGACCGGGAAATAATTGAATCAGCAAAGAAACCTGTCCTTGTTTTAGGGGGATCGGAAACAACTGAAATCTATAATTACTTTCAATATGCAAAACATTGTATGAATGTAGGTGCTAAAGGAGTTGCTGTGGGTAGAAAAATAACGCTCGATCCAAGTCCGGTCGGCGTGGTTGCAGGCTTAAACACAATTATTCATAAAAATGGCACAGTAGATGAAGCATATGAAGTCTATCAATCCTTTACAGAAAAAGTAGTAACTTAA
- a CDS encoding sugar phosphate isomerase/epimerase family protein yields MNNYFIPSLLIAETYFPVKDERGFTADIIEKSTAEGFYQSFEIGDIQNKEERKRILSMKEKNDVVITEWLTFLIDRNQLDVSSLDQKLRLQTVQQLKDNIYLAAECGASNIAFITGPDPGSERRKKGMDGLFESLCSICEEAEKYNITVLVEHLDRIADKKRILGPIDETVQLLLRVKENYQNIGLAFDTAHSALNGENILEAIEEGSQLIQQIHFSNAVLDPLNELYGDNHMPIGSPGFLNNEKIFEILQKAEELDMNKEFGMRVAIEARTPSKEKLEESAENVKNLLDNALNLVNYK; encoded by the coding sequence ATGAATAATTATTTTATTCCTTCCCTATTAATTGCGGAAACGTATTTTCCTGTAAAGGATGAAAGAGGCTTTACAGCGGATATTATTGAAAAATCAACAGCTGAGGGTTTTTACCAATCTTTTGAAATTGGTGATATACAAAATAAAGAAGAGAGAAAAAGAATATTGTCAATGAAGGAAAAAAATGATGTTGTAATTACAGAGTGGTTGACATTCTTAATTGACAGAAATCAACTTGATGTTTCTTCATTAGATCAAAAATTGAGATTACAAACTGTACAGCAATTAAAGGATAATATTTATTTAGCCGCTGAATGTGGCGCTTCTAACATTGCTTTTATTACTGGTCCTGACCCTGGATCAGAACGAAGAAAAAAAGGCATGGATGGTCTTTTTGAAAGCCTTTGCTCTATTTGTGAAGAAGCAGAAAAATATAATATCACTGTTTTAGTTGAACATCTGGATAGAATTGCAGACAAAAAAAGAATCCTAGGGCCAATTGATGAAACAGTACAATTATTATTAAGAGTCAAAGAAAATTATCAAAATATTGGCCTTGCATTTGATACTGCTCACTCAGCACTCAATGGCGAAAATATCCTAGAAGCCATTGAAGAAGGAAGTCAGTTGATTCAACAAATTCACTTTTCAAATGCAGTATTGGATCCATTAAATGAATTATATGGTGATAATCATATGCCAATTGGTTCGCCTGGTTTTTTAAATAACGAAAAAATATTTGAAATATTACAAAAAGCGGAAGAGCTTGATATGAATAAAGAATTTGGAATGCGCGTTGCAATTGAAGCCAGGACACCTAGCAAGGAAAAATTAGAAGAAAGTGCAGAAAACGTAAAAAATTTATTAGATAATGCACTTAATCTAGTTAATTATAAGTAA
- a CDS encoding glycerol-3-phosphate responsive antiterminator yields MIKSESEFHIIPSIVDLKQLSLALKLDLEYILLSDTHIGNLKSLVEICHQSNKKVIVNIDLVGGLNPDNVGIKLLKQQFKVDVVIGRGTSKINLAKSVGLTTVQHIILEDSLSLKSSLKFIEDSKTDMVELRPAYYGIKYIDKFKEIRDVPYILSGFLDSKEMIEQAKESGFYGATTSASELWNI; encoded by the coding sequence TTGATTAAATCAGAATCAGAGTTTCACATCATACCTTCCATAGTCGATTTAAAACAGTTGTCTCTTGCGCTAAAGTTAGATCTTGAGTATATTTTATTGTCAGATACGCATATAGGTAACTTAAAGAGTTTAGTGGAAATTTGCCATCAGTCGAATAAAAAAGTAATAGTAAATATAGATCTTGTTGGAGGATTGAATCCAGATAATGTGGGTATAAAATTATTAAAACAACAATTTAAAGTGGATGTTGTTATTGGAAGAGGGACTTCTAAAATTAATTTAGCGAAATCAGTTGGATTAACAACAGTCCAACATATTATATTAGAAGATTCTCTTTCTCTTAAATCTTCTTTAAAATTTATAGAAGACTCGAAAACGGATATGGTAGAATTAAGACCTGCATATTACGGAATAAAATATATTGATAAATTTAAAGAAATTCGTGATGTTCCATATATTTTAAGTGGATTTCTTGATAGTAAAGAAATGATTGAACAAGCAAAAGAATCGGGTTTTTATGGTGCGACAACAAGTGCTAGTGAACTATGGAATATATAA
- a CDS encoding CapA family protein has protein sequence MTIAATGDSFITRRLPSYSGHSFQRISQLLQNADVRFTNLEVTTHQMEGYPSAVSGGTWAMAAPEVLHDLKAYGFNLYAWANNHTMDYSQGGLLATKRYLNKHGLVHGGVGENLAEASSPKYLETSSGRVALISATSTFHESWRAGEQRPDMIGRPGVNPLRYSTTHYVTKPEMKKLQEIADSTFINADHNLAVKEGFEIDEKDEFSFGPLRFIVGESRRKETKPFPSDMKRLENAILEARRQADVVIVSIHSHEMKEENKALPAQFLEMAARNCIDSGADTVIGHGPHILRGIEVYQEKPIFYSLGNFIFHNETVSALPADFYEKYNLNYQHNVADALDQRSDNNTKGLGANPFVWESVIAEWDIKEKKVTNIRLHPIELGFDLPRYRKGWPELSNENSDRILKNLQKLSKPYGTTIEIKDGVGIIRF, from the coding sequence ATGACGATTGCTGCTACTGGTGACAGTTTTATTACTAGAAGATTACCGTCGTATTCAGGACATTCTTTTCAACGGATTTCGCAACTGTTACAAAATGCTGATGTGCGTTTTACAAATCTTGAGGTAACAACCCATCAAATGGAGGGGTACCCTTCAGCTGTAAGTGGTGGAACATGGGCAATGGCAGCACCGGAAGTATTGCATGATCTGAAGGCATATGGGTTTAACCTGTATGCGTGGGCGAATAATCATACGATGGATTATTCACAAGGAGGTTTATTGGCAACCAAAAGGTATTTGAACAAACATGGATTAGTTCATGGTGGAGTTGGGGAAAATCTGGCAGAAGCCAGTTCACCCAAATATCTTGAAACTTCTTCTGGCAGAGTTGCTTTGATCAGTGCAACCTCTACATTTCACGAATCATGGCGGGCAGGAGAACAGCGCCCTGATATGATTGGACGTCCTGGCGTTAACCCATTGCGATACAGTACGACACATTATGTTACAAAACCGGAAATGAAAAAACTTCAAGAAATTGCGGACAGCACATTTATCAATGCTGATCATAATTTAGCGGTTAAAGAAGGTTTCGAGATTGATGAAAAGGATGAATTTTCTTTTGGCCCTTTACGTTTTATAGTTGGAGAATCTCGAAGAAAAGAAACGAAACCTTTTCCGTCTGACATGAAGCGATTAGAAAACGCTATACTTGAGGCGCGTCGACAGGCTGACGTTGTAATTGTTAGTATTCATTCGCATGAAATGAAAGAGGAGAACAAAGCATTGCCTGCACAATTTTTAGAGATGGCAGCAAGGAATTGCATTGATAGTGGTGCAGATACAGTTATTGGTCATGGTCCTCATATATTGCGAGGAATTGAGGTGTATCAAGAGAAGCCTATTTTTTATAGTCTGGGAAATTTCATTTTTCATAATGAAACCGTATCAGCTCTTCCTGCAGATTTTTATGAAAAATATAATCTGAATTATCAACATAATGTGGCAGATGCTTTGGATCAAAGAAGTGATAACAACACAAAAGGGCTGGGAGCAAACCCTTTTGTATGGGAATCTGTTATTGCTGAATGGGACATAAAGGAAAAAAAGGTAACAAACATTCGTCTCCATCCAATAGAACTTGGATTTGACTTACCAAGATATAGAAAAGGTTGGCCGGAGCTTTCAAATGAGAATAGCGATCGTATTTTAAAAAACCTGCAGAAATTGAGTAAACCGTACGGAACAACGATTGAAATAAAGGATGGAGTAGGAATCATTCGTTTTTGA
- a CDS encoding aspartate ammonia-lyase produces the protein MEKTYFRMEKDALGQKAVPQDVYYGVQTVRALENFPITEIPIHKELILALAEVKKAAAIANMETNMLSQKIGRAIVSAADKVIDGKYSDQFIVDSIQGGAGTSINMNMNEVLANIALEMLGRDRGDYDFCSPNTHVNMSQSTNDTIPTAFKIASYRMTQELVTIMTTLKKELMRKETEFQHVMKMGRTHLQDAIPIRLSQEFGAYSEVVGRDIHRIEQAAEEMRMINLGATAVGTGLNAKTEYVEKVVTQLSAQLGVKFCSVKNLVDGTQNTDAYTTLSSVLKVSAMNLSKVCNDIRLMASGPTTGFQEIKLPVKQPGSSIMPGKVNPVMIEVVNQVAFQVAGNDQSICMASEAGQFELNVMGPVMIFNLLQSLKIMKNGLDVFTRYAVSGIEANIQRCREYVEESYGIITALNPHLGYETAANVVKQAIETGLTIKEICRAHKLLPEEELDIILNPSEMTTPGIAGSEFLMNKQV, from the coding sequence ATGGAGAAAACATATTTTAGAATGGAAAAAGACGCTTTAGGTCAAAAAGCTGTGCCTCAAGATGTATACTATGGAGTACAAACCGTACGTGCTCTTGAAAACTTTCCTATCACTGAAATTCCCATTCATAAAGAGTTGATTCTGGCGCTTGCAGAAGTGAAAAAGGCGGCAGCAATCGCCAATATGGAAACAAATATGTTGTCCCAAAAGATTGGAAGGGCCATTGTAAGTGCGGCCGATAAGGTAATCGATGGGAAATATTCCGACCAATTCATCGTCGATTCCATTCAAGGGGGAGCAGGTACCTCTATAAATATGAATATGAATGAAGTTTTGGCTAATATTGCTTTGGAAATGTTAGGACGGGATAGAGGAGACTATGATTTCTGTTCTCCCAATACGCACGTTAACATGTCACAATCCACGAATGATACGATACCAACTGCTTTTAAAATTGCTTCTTACCGCATGACACAAGAATTGGTAACAATTATGACTACGCTAAAAAAAGAACTGATGCGGAAAGAAACGGAATTCCAGCACGTGATGAAAATGGGACGGACCCACCTTCAGGATGCAATTCCCATACGTTTAAGCCAAGAATTTGGTGCCTATTCAGAAGTCGTCGGAAGGGATATTCACAGAATAGAACAGGCTGCAGAGGAAATGCGGATGATTAATTTAGGTGCAACTGCTGTTGGGACAGGTCTTAATGCCAAAACGGAATATGTAGAAAAGGTTGTTACGCAATTATCCGCACAGCTTGGTGTGAAATTTTGCTCGGTAAAGAATTTAGTCGATGGAACACAGAATACGGATGCATATACAACACTTTCATCGGTTTTGAAAGTGTCGGCGATGAATTTGTCCAAAGTTTGTAACGATATTCGCTTAATGGCATCTGGACCAACGACAGGGTTTCAAGAGATTAAGCTTCCTGTCAAGCAGCCCGGTTCGTCCATTATGCCGGGGAAAGTGAATCCCGTCATGATTGAAGTGGTAAATCAAGTAGCGTTTCAGGTCGCAGGCAATGATCAATCGATTTGCATGGCCTCCGAAGCAGGGCAATTTGAATTAAATGTGATGGGACCTGTCATGATTTTTAACCTGTTGCAATCATTAAAAATCATGAAAAACGGCCTGGATGTATTCACTCGTTATGCAGTCAGCGGAATCGAAGCTAATATACAGCGTTGCCGAGAGTATGTGGAAGAAAGTTATGGCATTATCACAGCATTGAATCCACATTTAGGATATGAAACAGCTGCAAATGTAGTCAAGCAGGCTATAGAAACAGGACTGACAATCAAAGAAATTTGCAGGGCGCATAAACTTTTACCCGAGGAGGAATTGGACATTATTTTGAATCCTAGTGAGATGACGACACCGGGGATTGCGGGAAGTGAGTTTTTGATGAATAAACAGGTGTAA